In the Salvia miltiorrhiza cultivar Shanhuang (shh) chromosome 8, IMPLAD_Smil_shh, whole genome shotgun sequence genome, CCGATTTCCTCCTCCAGCCATCGATCGACAAACACACTAAAAGCTGTCATAGAAGTGGAATCAACCGGTAATACGCCGTCGCCGATTCCCTCCTCCAGCCAACGATCAACAGAGGCAAAGGGACCAAGCAGCCGGTGATACGCCGTCGCTGCAGGCCCTTCTTCCTCCAAAAAACTCCTTCCAATCGATCCATGAGAAACAAAAATCAGATTGTTGCCGACAACAATCTTCCCCCAACAGCTCACACCAGACGACAAGGCGATCAAATCGGACGACCGCCCGAAACCCAAGCCCGCCCACCAACTGTTGGAAAAAAGATCACGgttaaaccaaaacaaaaaaTCCTTATACCGCCCGGGGTCACACATCTGCTCCATATTCTGCTGCAGATCACACCGCTGAACAGGTAGCAACTCTTGCTCGAGGAAAAATAAACTCCAATCCGGCCTCCTGATGAACAAAACCCGTGCAGAAACCTGCCCTCCATCTGTTCGACAAAAACCCGCATCCAAGAAACGCACCAGAAGCCCCCTGAGCAAACCGAAACAGCAGCGCGAAAAGAAACCGCAACTGCAACCCGTGTCAAAACTTGATCCTAACATGGCTATGAGTCGTCATGTCCATGGCCACCGCTTTTTTAATTTCGTCCCGAGCATAGGGCCACCATCCCTCAGGTCTAGCCTGATTCGCCATCAAGTCTGCCGCACAGTTTCCCTCACGAAAAATATGCGACACCTGCAACTGAAACTCCTCCAAGAGCTTAAGCGCCTTTCTCCAAGCCGCCATGAAACGCCACGGAACATCCAACGATCTAGAAGTCAACAGACGAACAATATAGGCCGAATCGCCTTCAATCCACAACATATGCCAGCCTCTATGATGTGCAATCCTAATTGCATAAATTACCGCAAGTAGTTCAGCTTCAAAGGCAAATCCTGTTCCTCCTTTAAAGTGGAAGCAACCCCGGACCCAGCCCCAATGATCCCTAAAAACGCCCCCAGCAGCAATACTTCCCGGAGCTCCCATCGCAGACCCATCCGTATTGACTTTCATCCATTGACCCACcggaggccaccagtgaacaTTAACCATAACCGGCGGAGGAGCCGCACGAGTAGCAACCCCAATACTTCTCAAAGTgagataatccgaccaagaattaTTAGAATTACCCATTTTAGAGAAATGAGCATCCATTTCTTTGAAAGCCACTTTGAGAAAACGGCTGAGATCCCTATGAGAGAAACTTTTATCTTCAAAAATGATTTGATTGCGACAATCCCAAATTTTCCATAACAAATTTATAACCCCCGCTTTCCAGAAAGAAGTCACCAAAGAACTGAACTTAGCATTCCAAGCAGTGACTAGGAAATCGTGAATGTCCGCATGATGCAGATAATCAGTCTTATGAAATCACTCCAGCAACTCATGCCAAGCAAGCTTAACCACCGAGCATCTCCAAAATAGATGGCTAATAGTTTCCTCGTCCTTACCACAGAGGGCGCACCTATTCGGCCCAATCATCTTCCCATGACGAATCAAGATATCCTGAGTAGGTAAGCGTTTATGGATTAACCTCCAAGTAAGAAGAGATCTGCGCTCCGGGATAAAATTCTCCCATATCCAACTCCCCCAACAAACCTTGGGGAAACAATGACTGTTAGCCGCAAACGCCGTAGCAGCCGAAACATTACCAGTAAGCGACGACTTCCAGAAACGTTGATCTTCCTCATCACCAAACGGGAGGAGTAGTATATCCACCACAATATCGGAACAATGAATAATAAAGTCCTCTGTGAAATGCCAGATCccatcaaaaaaataattatcgaTAGCTTGATTGAGGAACTCATGCATAAAAGTTGGAATCCGTAACTTATCCACCAGTTTGTAACCCAACCAGTCGTCTTTCCAAAAGTAAGTGGTCGAACCCTTGCCCACATAAGAGAGAGTTATCAACAAGTTGATTCACATGCTCTCGGATGCTCGTCCAGTAAGGGGAAGAGGCAATATTAAGCTTCGCGTAGCCAAAGATAGTGAGATAACGAGTACGCAGAACAGCAAACGCAAAATCCTGACCTTGGACCATtttccacgccattttcatcAGATAACTCTTGTTCATTGTAGAGAAAGGTCGCACTCCCAAACCCCCTTCCGCTCGAGGGGCACAAATCCGATTCCAACTGACCGGGCAGGAAGGTTTGATGTCTACACTCCCGGTCCCGATGAAATTACGACACTTCTTATCCAAATTATAAATAAGAGATTTCGGCCATCTATAGATCATCATGGAATGAGTAACCGAACTTTGAATCACCGAGCGAACCAAACAGAGACGTCCTGCCATAGAGAGCTGCAACCCTTTCCATCTTGCAAATTTATTAACGATTTTATCATAAATCGCCATAAAATAAGAAGCACGAATACGGCCCGTGAATAAAGGAACACCAAGGTAAGTAACCGGCAAACTTCCGATAGCAAAACCAAGCTCCCTCTGAATATTATTTCGTAAGGGAGTCGCCACCCTAGACGAAAAGAAAACATGAGACTTAACCGGATTGCAAATCTGCCCCGACAGCTCACCATAAAGATTCAAGATTTCTTTGATCTTTTTGGCATTTCTAACCGAAGCTTTACAgaaaatgaggatatcatcagcATACAAAAGATGCGTGGGAAAGTGAGATCCTCGGCTAAAATCCATGGGCACCAGGTGCCGAGAATGCACACAATTCAGGAAAAGATGGCTCAGGACGTCCTCAGCAATGCCAAACAGAATAGGAGAAAGGGGGTCTCCCTGGCGAACTCCCCTGGAGCAAGCAAAATAACCACTCAACTGCCCATTATAAAGAATAGAAATGCGAGCCGAAGTGAAAATCACAGAAATCCATCTGATAAAGGTCTCATGAAAACCGTTGACCTGAAGCACCTGTAAAATGAACCCCCAGCTCATAGTGTCAAAGGCTTTGCTAATGTCAATTTTGCAAGCAAAATTCGAGCGCCGACTAGCTCTATTCATGCAATTAAAACCTTCAGAACCCAGCACAATACAATCATGAATATTGCGACCACtgataaaaccaaactgatTAGGAGAAACACAGACCGCTGCCACCGCACTCAATCTGGTAGCCAAAATCTTAGAAATGATTTTGAAAAAAGAAGTTCGAGAGAATTATAGGACGAAGATCAGTCACCGTATCAACCTGATCTTTCTTGGGAATCAAAATCAACGTGCTGGCATTGCAGCCAGCAGGAAGGTAAGACCGTAAGAAAAAAAACCGAACAGCGAGACATATATCCTCTTTAATGATATGCCAACAATTCTGAAAGAAAAGACCCGAAAAACCATCAGGACCCGGGGCGCTAGAAGCGTCCATCCCAAACACCGAGGCCTTTATCTCGTCATCCTCCGGGATTCTGATCAGATTAGCATTCTGCTCCTCAGTGACACTATGATCAATAATAGCTTCCAACATGGTCCTATCGTCACGACACGGACCCTCCTCCCTGAAAagattagaaaaaaaatcaataatatgaTTCTTAATATCGTCCTTATCACTCGAAATCTGATCCCCAATGCGCAGATGATTCAGGCGCTGCTTCGGCTTCCTGAATTTGATGAGACGGTGGAAAAAAGAAGTGTTACGATCACCATCCGTCAAACACTTCGCTCTACTTTTCTGATGCAATAAACTGTTCTTTCTTTCCAAAATGATGTTAAGGCGCGCCTGAGCCTGTACCTCCTAATCAAAAATTGAATCCGAGTACCCATTTTGTGAAATACGCTGCTGAATCTCCAAAAGTGCAACCTGATAAACCATAATCTGATCATCAACATTCCCAAAAACCGTACGATTCCAGGTCTTAAGATCAGCACGGAGTCTTCTCAGTTTAAACATCACCTTGAAAATGGGACAACGGACGTCCACATCACCAGACCAAGAGTTATGAGTCAAGTTTTGAAAGTCAGGGTGCAAAACCCACATGTTAAGAAACCGGAACGAATGCTTCCCAGGAGGATCCGCGTCTCTACATTGAAGAACTAAAGCCGAGTGATCCGAAGTCAATCTAGGTAACGCATGAGTGACAATATTAGTCCACATGTCAGCGAAACCAGAAGAGAAAAGAGCTCGATCAAGCCTTGACTCAATATGCCGGGGAAGAAAGCGACGCCCCGACCAAGTAAAATACAGCCCTGTCGTAGGCGACTCTATAAAATCAGCGTCCTCAATAAACTTACAGAAATCACGACAAGAGCTTCTACTAGGGGTCACCATGCTAATACGCTCATGGGCACCCTTCACTgcattaaaatcgccaataCAAACAGTGTTTTCTTGAATCACCGAGAGAAGATCCGACCAAAGAACGCGACGGGCCACCTGATCATTAGCGCCATGTACAATGGCAACTCTGAAAATCTTCGAATTCCAGCTACAGTCCGCAATAATGGCTTGCTCGGAGGAGTGAATAATGTTAGTGTTCACAGAAGGGTGAGAAATTAACCAAATATTAGGGCGACGCAAGAGCCTGCTATTTTGATGTCGTGGAACCATGTTAATCGACATCCAGAAACTCTGACGAACCTTGTGAAGGCGAACCTTAGGCTCGATCAAACCAATAATCATAGGGGAAAAAGAGCTACAATGCTCTTTCAGTAAGCGCTTTGATTCATCCGTAAAGCCACGGATGTTCCACCCGCCTCCACTTCGTCACTCCATCGTTTATTAACCACATTGTCCATAATTCGCATGCTACTGGTGTTGCTATAATCCACTATGTAGTCGTTAGGCTTGTGTCCTGCCTCTATAGAATTCCTCAACCTGCTTTTGATATTCTCCTCATGCTTTTTCAGAGCATTATTATGATTGCGCGCAATCTGGTCTTGCTTTCGCGGTCGCCCCCTTCTTTTAATGACCGTGTTCAACGAACTGTCAGCAATCTGTATGACTTGTTTAGCTTTTTGTTGATTCCCCAAAGCTTCAACTGTCAAATTCATATCAATCATAGCATCAGAATTACTATGTTCATTAATCTCATTCAAAGGAGCCTCCATCGCAGAAAGGCCCAGGTTCATGTCAGACTTTGTAATCATCTTCCCATGTGATCTATCCTCGTCATCGGAGGACTCCTCGATCACGTCTTCCACTTGCCCTTCCTCCAACTGTTCAGCGACAAGAGTGGCAGGTTCTCCCTCCTGCTCGCAGTTTTCTTTATCAGGATGTTCCATAGCCGAAACCTGCACAGCAACCTTCGCAGAAACCTCAGACTGCTTATCAGGAGCGTCAAATTCCTTTTCC is a window encoding:
- the LOC130998477 gene encoding uncharacterized protein LOC130998477, whose protein sequence is MIIGLIEPKVRLHKVRQSFWMSINMVPRHQNSRLLRRPNIWLISHPSVNTNIIHSSEQAIIADCSWNSKIFRVAIVHGANDQVARRVLWSDLLSVIQENTVCIGDFNAVKGAHERISMVTPSRSSCRDFCKFIEDADFIESPTTGLYFTWSGRRFLPRHIESRLDRALFSSGFADMWTNIVTHALPRLTSDHSALVLQCRDADPPGKHSFRFLNMWVLHPDFQNLTHNSWSGDVDVRCPIFKVMFKLRRLRADLKTWNRTVFGNVDDQIMVYQVALLEIQQRISQNGEEGPCRDDRTMLEAIIDHSVTEEQNANLIRIPEDDEIKASVFGMDASSAPGPDGFSGLFFQNCWHIIKEDICLAVRFFFLRSYLPAGCNASTLILIPKKDQVDTILATRLSAVAAVCVSPNQFGFISGRNIHDCIVLGSEGFNCMNRASRRSNFACKIDISKAFDTMSWGFILQVLQVNGFHETFIRWISVIFTSARISILYNGQLSGYFACSRGVRQGDPLSPILFGIAEDVLSHLFLNCVHSRHLVPMDFSRGSHFPTHLLYADDILIFCKASVRNAKKIKEILNLYGELSGQICNPVKSHVFFSSRVATPLRNNIQRELGFAIGSLPVTYLGVPLFTGRIRASYFMAIYDKIVNKFARWKGLQLSMAGRLCLVRSVIQSSVTHSMMIYRWPKSLIYNLDKKCRNFIGTGSVDIKPSCPVSWNRICAPRAEGGLGVRPFSTMNKSYLMKMAWKMVQGQDFAFAVLRTRYLTIFGYAKLNIASSPYWTSIREHVNQLVDNSLLCGQGFDHLLLERRLVGLQTEDFIIHCSDIVVDILLLPFGDEEDQRFWKSSLTGNVSAATAFAANSHCFPKDILIRHGKMIGPNRCALCGKDEETISHLFWRCSVVKLAWHELLE